The Flavobacterium faecale genome has a segment encoding these proteins:
- a CDS encoding alpha/beta fold hydrolase, translated as MNSMPNFKNLVTALFILTCTFIFAQQKEYREAKIDSLTFINTRKQLENVNTSLFEKRLFSKDSIRIPFGFLTPKDNQTGKKFPLIITFHNSTRIGNDNEKQLEPLAKIWLRDEIYANYQCYVVAPQFNKRSSNYVPTNDNHLTSKPSNEVSALLTLIENLQKEYPNIDKNRIYLIGYSMGASTAQNLLSLKPNKFAALVSVAAVPDFSNLKKIENKNIWLIHGDQDDENPYDGSVVFFDKLAKSKNLTFTTVRNLNHNTILSPFLTTDEIPQWLFAKEK; from the coding sequence ATGAACAGTATGCCTAATTTTAAAAATTTAGTTACCGCATTATTTATCTTGACCTGCACTTTTATTTTTGCCCAGCAAAAAGAATACAGAGAAGCAAAAATCGACAGTCTAACTTTTATAAATACTAGGAAACAATTAGAAAATGTAAATACATCACTATTTGAAAAGAGGCTATTCTCCAAAGACAGCATTAGAATTCCGTTTGGTTTTTTGACTCCTAAGGACAATCAGACAGGTAAAAAATTTCCATTGATTATCACCTTTCATAATTCTACAAGGATAGGCAATGACAATGAAAAACAACTTGAACCCTTAGCTAAAATATGGCTCAGAGACGAAATTTATGCAAATTACCAATGTTATGTTGTTGCACCACAATTTAATAAACGAAGTTCCAATTACGTACCTACTAACGATAATCATTTAACTTCAAAACCATCTAATGAAGTATCCGCACTATTAACGCTAATCGAAAATCTACAAAAAGAATATCCTAATATCGACAAGAACCGCATTTACTTAATAGGTTATTCTATGGGTGCATCTACTGCTCAAAATTTGTTGAGTTTAAAGCCAAACAAATTCGCTGCCCTAGTTTCAGTAGCTGCTGTGCCTGATTTTTCGAACCTCAAAAAGATAGAAAATAAAAACATCTGGCTAATTCACGGCGATCAAGATGATGAAAATCCGTATGATGGTAGTGTTGTCTTTTTCGATAAATTAGCTAAAAGTAAAAATTTGACTTTTACTACTGTTCGAAATCTAAATCATAATACAATTCTAAGTCCCTTTTTAACAACCGATGAAATTCCACAATGGCTTTTTGCAAAAGAAAAATAA
- the dnaN gene encoding DNA polymerase III subunit beta translates to MKFIVSSSYLLKQLQVLGSVINSSNTLPILDNFLFELNNNELTVSASDLETTMAATLEIDSTSQGSVAVPAKLLLEILKTFPEQPLTFTVEENSTIEISSNSGKYALAYAPGAEFPKSVNLEEPSVTLVPADVLATAISKTIFAAGNDDLRPVMSGVFFQFSPEGLIFVATDAHKLVKYARTDVKASEVADFIMPKKPLTILKNILSTSDAEVKIEYNESNATFTFDNYNLMCRLIDGKYPNYEAVIPKENPNKLMIDRSQFLSSVRRVAIFSNKTTHQIRLKIAGAELNVSAEDIDYSNKAEERLTCDYQGDDMQIGFNSRFLTEMLTNLQSDMIMLEMSLPNRAGILTPVDGLEEGETVTMLVMPVMLNS, encoded by the coding sequence ATGAAATTTATAGTATCGAGTTCGTACTTATTAAAGCAATTACAAGTTTTAGGAAGTGTTATCAATAGTAGTAATACGTTACCAATCTTGGATAACTTCCTTTTTGAATTAAACAATAATGAACTGACGGTTTCTGCATCAGACTTGGAAACGACCATGGCAGCGACCTTAGAAATTGATTCTACTAGTCAAGGAAGTGTTGCAGTACCTGCAAAATTACTTTTGGAAATTTTAAAAACATTTCCAGAACAACCTTTGACTTTTACTGTTGAAGAAAATAGTACAATCGAGATTAGTTCTAACTCCGGTAAATATGCATTGGCTTATGCACCAGGAGCTGAATTTCCTAAATCGGTAAACTTAGAAGAGCCATCGGTAACGTTGGTCCCTGCAGATGTTTTGGCAACTGCCATAAGTAAAACAATATTTGCAGCAGGAAATGATGATTTACGTCCTGTAATGTCAGGAGTATTTTTTCAATTCTCGCCAGAAGGTTTAATCTTTGTTGCTACAGATGCACACAAATTGGTGAAATATGCACGTACAGATGTAAAAGCCTCTGAAGTCGCAGATTTTATTATGCCAAAGAAACCTTTGACAATTTTAAAGAACATTCTTTCTACATCAGATGCGGAAGTTAAAATAGAATACAACGAATCTAACGCTACTTTTACGTTTGACAACTACAATTTGATGTGTCGTTTGATTGACGGAAAATATCCAAATTACGAAGCTGTAATTCCAAAAGAAAACCCTAACAAATTAATGATTGACCGTTCTCAATTTTTGAGTTCAGTACGTCGTGTGGCAATTTTCTCAAACAAAACTACGCACCAAATTCGTTTAAAAATTGCTGGGGCTGAATTAAATGTATCTGCTGAAGATATTGATTATTCGAACAAAGCCGAAGAACGATTGACTTGTGATTATCAAGGAGATGATATGCAAATAGGCTTCAACTCTCGTTTTTTAACCGAAATGTTGACTAATTTACAATCAGATATGATTATGCTAGAAATGTCATTACCAAATAGAGCAGGAATTTTAACTCCTGTTGATGGTTTGGAAGAAGGTGAAACAGTGACAATGTTGGTAATGCCAGTAATGCTAAATAGTTAG
- the gldG gene encoding gliding motility-associated ABC transporter substrate-binding protein GldG produces the protein MGYSLNKNSKTVLVTLAILVVLNTIGSFFFHRFDLTKDKRYTLSETSLKIVNQVNEPLFVKVYMQGDLPAEFKRLQQETRQLLEEFQAYNKNISFEFIDPLENEDSSMDNIKSLYSKGLTPVNITVDDKGKQSQAMVFPWAIAYYKNKEVNIPLLKNIMGASTTDKVIGSVQHLEYSIADALNKVTVAKQKKIAVIKGNGELQDIRMAKFLLQIRESYHIGPFTLDSVATDPINSLEALKKYDLAIIAKPTETFSDAEKQVLDQYIINGGKSLWLIDQVTAEMDSLYNPAGATLAYPKDLGLNDLFFKYGFRINPDLVKDEQGSPIKLATGEQGSATQYQDFNWKFAPLIYPTSQHPIVKNLGGIKFDFANPIDTLKNGIKKTVLLQSSQYSKKIGTPVEVNLNMVTEETSPNHYIKTGNIPMSVLLEGDFKSVFENRILPFDQKDFKKISTPNKMIVISDGDLIKNQLDKDGSPVELGFDQRSGNLYDNKDFMLNCVNYLLDDTGLINIRSKDLDLPLLDKEKVSENYTQTQLLTIGLPLVILGVFGFVFTYVRKRKYSK, from the coding sequence ATGGGATATTCTCTAAATAAAAATAGCAAGACCGTACTCGTTACCCTTGCGATTCTGGTGGTACTGAACACGATTGGGAGTTTTTTCTTCCACCGTTTTGATTTAACCAAAGACAAACGCTACACCTTATCTGAAACATCATTAAAAATAGTAAATCAGGTAAATGAGCCCTTGTTTGTAAAAGTGTACATGCAAGGCGATTTGCCAGCAGAGTTTAAACGTTTACAACAAGAAACGCGTCAATTGCTTGAAGAATTTCAGGCCTATAACAAAAATATTTCTTTCGAATTTATTGATCCTTTAGAAAATGAAGATTCGAGCATGGACAATATCAAATCGTTATATTCGAAAGGGCTAACTCCTGTAAATATTACGGTAGATGACAAAGGGAAGCAATCACAAGCAATGGTTTTTCCTTGGGCTATTGCGTATTATAAAAATAAAGAAGTGAATATCCCATTGCTAAAAAATATCATGGGAGCTTCTACCACGGACAAAGTAATTGGATCTGTTCAACATTTAGAATACTCTATTGCTGATGCTTTGAATAAAGTGACGGTGGCAAAACAAAAGAAAATTGCAGTAATAAAAGGCAATGGCGAACTACAAGACATTAGAATGGCCAAGTTTTTACTGCAAATACGCGAAAGTTACCACATTGGACCTTTTACATTAGACTCTGTGGCTACCGATCCTATAAATAGTTTAGAAGCTTTAAAAAAATACGACTTAGCCATTATTGCAAAACCTACAGAAACTTTTTCTGATGCCGAAAAGCAGGTGTTAGATCAATATATTATTAATGGTGGAAAAAGTTTATGGTTAATTGACCAAGTGACTGCGGAGATGGATAGTTTATACAATCCAGCTGGAGCGACCCTTGCCTACCCAAAAGACTTGGGCTTGAATGATCTGTTTTTTAAATACGGATTTAGAATCAATCCTGACCTTGTTAAAGATGAACAAGGAAGCCCGATTAAACTCGCAACAGGAGAGCAAGGAAGTGCAACACAGTACCAAGATTTCAACTGGAAATTTGCTCCTTTAATCTACCCTACTAGCCAACACCCAATTGTAAAAAACTTGGGTGGAATTAAATTTGACTTTGCCAATCCGATTGATACTTTGAAAAATGGTATAAAGAAAACCGTTTTGTTGCAATCTTCACAATATTCGAAAAAGATAGGAACGCCGGTTGAAGTCAACCTTAATATGGTAACCGAAGAAACGAGTCCGAATCATTACATCAAAACCGGAAACATTCCGATGAGTGTTTTATTAGAAGGGGATTTTAAATCGGTATTTGAGAATCGCATTTTACCTTTCGATCAAAAAGACTTTAAAAAAATAAGTACGCCAAATAAAATGATTGTAATATCCGATGGGGATTTGATCAAAAACCAATTGGACAAGGATGGTTCTCCCGTAGAATTGGGCTTTGATCAACGATCAGGAAATTTGTACGACAACAAAGATTTCATGCTCAATTGTGTCAATTATTTGCTTGATGACACCGGACTTATTAACATTAGATCCAAAGATTTGGATTTACCATTACTTGACAAAGAAAAAGTATCAGAGAACTATACCCAAACACAACTCCTAACAATAGGGCTTCCCCTTGTTATTCTTGGTGTTTTTGGCTTTGTATTCACTTATGTGCGCAAAAGAAAATATAGCAAATAG
- the gldF gene encoding gliding motility-associated ABC transporter permease subunit GldF produces MKSIAIRELKSFFGSPIGYLVIALFLILNGVFLWVFEGEYNILNSGFADMSPFFTLSPWILLFLIPAVTMRSFSDEKKQGTLELLLTKPLSIWEIVNGKFLGAFILIVIAILPTLIYVVTISSLGSPEGNIDMGSTMGSYFGLLFLISGYSAIGIFTSSLSENQIVAFLIAVFVSFFFFFGFDGIATLSPTFSNFISALGMQEHFKSMSRGVLDTRDIIYFLSITIAFLSFTVYKLKSVQL; encoded by the coding sequence ATGAAATCAATTGCAATACGAGAACTGAAATCTTTTTTTGGTTCACCTATCGGTTACCTAGTAATCGCTCTTTTTCTAATTTTGAACGGTGTTTTCCTTTGGGTATTTGAGGGAGAATACAACATTCTCAATTCTGGATTCGCAGACATGAGTCCATTTTTCACCTTATCGCCTTGGATTTTACTTTTCTTAATTCCTGCTGTCACCATGCGCAGTTTTTCAGACGAGAAAAAACAAGGAACACTTGAATTGCTGCTAACGAAACCCTTATCGATTTGGGAAATTGTAAATGGTAAATTTCTAGGTGCTTTCATTTTAATTGTGATTGCAATACTACCTACTTTGATTTATGTGGTGACCATTTCGTCATTGGGTTCGCCTGAAGGCAATATTGATATGGGCAGCACGATGGGCTCTTACTTTGGACTTTTATTCCTAATATCAGGCTATTCGGCTATTGGTATTTTCACCTCTTCGTTATCAGAAAACCAAATTGTTGCTTTTTTGATTGCTGTTTTTGTATCCTTCTTTTTCTTTTTTGGGTTTGATGGTATAGCAACCCTATCCCCTACGTTTTCGAACTTTATCAGTGCATTGGGCATGCAAGAACATTTTAAAAGCATGAGTCGAGGTGTTTTGGACACGCGTGATATCATTTATTTTTTGAGCATCACAATCGCTTTTCTGTCCTTTACTGTTTATAAACTTAAATCCGTTCAATTGTAA
- a CDS encoding class I SAM-dependent methyltransferase, which yields MNPVIRKLFYALPIPLRYAVRQVIYLPTDLFRKKNDLVPPKGMIFTGSGDYLQVGQTFFNHFQKYGKLTPDSSVLDIGSGIGRMSIPFTSYLSSKGRYEGFDIVEKGVKWCTKNISSRFSNFKYTLIPLRNDLYNHSTSEKAANLTFPYENDAFDFVFLTSVFTHMMPDDVENYIKEIKRVLKKDCICFSTFFILDEESTASMIKEGSKNFPHNYGDYSLMDKNVKEANVGYKKDFLYSLFEKYDLKVDHFIRGSWSGLQSGDFNEHQDVLIITKL from the coding sequence ATGAATCCAGTCATAAGGAAACTTTTTTATGCTTTACCAATCCCTCTGCGCTATGCAGTGAGACAGGTAATCTATCTTCCGACAGATCTTTTTCGAAAAAAAAACGACCTAGTTCCTCCAAAAGGGATGATTTTCACAGGATCGGGTGATTATCTGCAAGTTGGACAAACTTTTTTTAACCATTTTCAGAAATATGGAAAATTAACACCTGACAGTAGTGTGCTTGATATAGGATCTGGCATTGGTCGAATGTCTATTCCGTTTACATCATACCTCTCTTCTAAAGGGCGCTATGAAGGTTTTGACATTGTAGAAAAGGGAGTGAAATGGTGTACTAAAAACATCAGCAGTCGTTTCTCAAATTTCAAATATACCTTGATTCCACTTCGAAATGATTTGTACAACCATTCAACCTCTGAGAAGGCTGCTAATCTAACATTCCCGTATGAAAATGATGCCTTTGATTTTGTGTTTCTGACTTCTGTTTTCACACACATGATGCCAGATGATGTAGAAAATTATATCAAGGAAATTAAACGTGTCTTAAAAAAAGACTGCATCTGTTTTAGCACCTTTTTCATTTTGGATGAAGAAAGTACTGCTTCAATGATAAAAGAAGGATCTAAAAATTTCCCTCATAACTATGGAGATTACTCACTAATGGACAAAAATGTCAAGGAAGCCAACGTAGGCTATAAAAAAGATTTTTTGTATTCTCTTTTCGAAAAGTATGATCTTAAAGTAGACCATTTTATAAGAGGTAGCTGGTCAGGTCTACAATCTGGTGACTTTAATGAACACCAAGATGTATTAATTATAACAAAACTGTAA
- a CDS encoding SAM hydrolase/SAM-dependent halogenase family protein, with amino-acid sequence MSIITLTTDYGLKDHFVGALKGKLLTEQSDCTIIDISHDIDPFNTVEASYIIGAAYASFPKGTVHIIGVDLELNKENQHIAMQWNDHYFIAADNGILSMLSQKIVPQKIVAINIHDRLPNNATDMDVFVKVACHIARGGSLSVVGKEIATIKEVTDLQATVSVDNNTLKGHVIYIDHLGNVVTNISKKQFIEVAKGRPYEVVLRTKNIKTILARYSDIAISEKYPIKNYEGQKLALFNEAGFLEIAIFRSNPSSVGSAKSLLGLNYRDVVSIQFK; translated from the coding sequence ATGTCAATAATTACCCTTACTACCGATTACGGCTTGAAAGATCACTTTGTAGGTGCGCTCAAGGGAAAGTTGTTGACCGAACAGTCAGATTGTACTATTATCGACATTTCGCATGACATTGATCCATTCAACACTGTAGAAGCAAGTTACATCATTGGAGCCGCTTATGCGAGTTTTCCAAAAGGTACGGTTCATATCATTGGAGTCGATCTGGAATTAAACAAAGAGAACCAACATATTGCTATGCAGTGGAATGATCACTATTTTATCGCTGCAGACAATGGTATATTGAGTATGTTGTCACAAAAAATTGTACCACAAAAAATAGTTGCTATAAACATTCACGACCGCTTGCCTAATAATGCAACTGATATGGATGTATTTGTAAAGGTAGCCTGTCACATTGCTCGTGGAGGCTCGTTGAGCGTTGTAGGTAAAGAAATTGCAACAATCAAAGAAGTAACCGATTTGCAAGCAACAGTATCCGTGGACAATAATACCCTCAAGGGTCATGTTATCTATATAGACCACCTGGGAAATGTCGTGACCAACATCAGTAAAAAGCAATTTATAGAGGTTGCCAAAGGTCGCCCGTATGAGGTGGTATTGCGAACGAAGAACATAAAAACGATATTGGCCCGTTATTCTGATATTGCTATTTCAGAAAAATATCCTATCAAAAATTATGAGGGTCAAAAGCTTGCTCTTTTTAATGAAGCTGGTTTTCTTGAAATTGCCATATTCAGGAGTAATCCTTCCTCGGTAGGATCTGCCAAAAGTTTGCTAGGCCTCAATTACCGCGATGTGGTAAGCATACAATTTAAATAA
- a CDS encoding PhoH family protein, protein MNERIIELIDIAPKEFWGAQDTHLEMIKKYYPKLKIVARGTTLKAFGEKEILDEFEKRFQRLLLHFSRYNNIDDNVIERVIMGDGEDRKTTINDKILVHGVGGKMIKAMTPNQQLLVDTINKNDMVFAVGPAGTGKTYTGVAMAVRALKEKQVKRIILTRPAVEAGENLGFLPGDMKEKLDPYMQPLYDALRDMIPNEKLEDYITKGIIQIAPLAFMRGRTLDHAFVILDEAQNTTHSQMKMFLTRMGKSAKFMITGDPGQVDLPRRTISGLKEALLVLKDIEGIGIIYLDDKDIVRHKLVKKVIDAYKYTENTD, encoded by the coding sequence TTGAACGAAAGAATCATCGAGCTCATAGACATCGCACCAAAAGAGTTTTGGGGCGCTCAAGACACTCATCTTGAAATGATTAAGAAGTACTACCCTAAATTAAAAATTGTAGCACGAGGCACAACGTTAAAGGCTTTTGGTGAAAAAGAAATATTAGATGAATTCGAAAAACGTTTTCAGCGCTTACTATTGCATTTTTCTAGGTATAATAATATTGATGATAATGTAATTGAGCGCGTTATTATGGGAGACGGCGAAGATAGAAAAACAACCATAAACGATAAGATATTAGTACATGGAGTAGGTGGTAAAATGATCAAAGCCATGACACCCAACCAACAATTGTTGGTAGATACCATCAACAAAAATGATATGGTTTTTGCTGTAGGTCCCGCAGGTACTGGAAAAACATATACTGGTGTAGCCATGGCTGTTCGTGCCTTGAAAGAAAAACAAGTAAAACGAATCATTTTGACTCGTCCGGCGGTAGAGGCGGGTGAAAACCTTGGTTTCTTACCCGGAGACATGAAAGAGAAACTGGATCCTTATATGCAACCATTGTATGACGCTTTACGCGATATGATTCCGAATGAGAAATTAGAGGATTATATAACTAAAGGTATTATACAAATTGCTCCGCTTGCCTTCATGCGTGGGCGAACTTTGGATCATGCTTTTGTAATTTTGGATGAAGCACAAAACACTACACATTCACAAATGAAAATGTTTTTGACTCGAATGGGAAAAAGTGCCAAATTTATGATTACTGGTGATCCAGGACAGGTCGATTTGCCTAGAAGAACAATTTCTGGTCTCAAAGAGGCATTACTAGTGTTGAAAGATATTGAAGGAATTGGGATTATTTATCTTGACGATAAAGATATTGTACGTCACAAATTGGTCAAAAAGGTTATTGATGCCTACAAATACACGGAGAATACCGATTAA
- a CDS encoding SDR family NAD(P)-dependent oxidoreductase, producing the protein MKTVLITGACGGIGKATALYFADLGWNVIATMICVEKAAALEKVPSISCFELDVTSTDSIEKCKEAILQKYTTIDVVINNAGIGYRSFVELSEDSKIDAIVDVNYLGVVKVCRSFIPAFRKQNQGLFINITSIAGLVNLPLGSFYHSTKHAVESFSECMAYEVKDFNIGVATVQFGNTPSNFQKNVSKCPESSIPSYDCLMQKINSLLEKKTKKNKDLKADIVEKIFEIANHPPRNFKRYTIGFDANFLNILRKRLGYQLFSRIIRKSVF; encoded by the coding sequence TTGAAAACAGTTTTAATTACAGGTGCTTGCGGCGGCATAGGGAAAGCTACAGCCTTGTATTTTGCAGATCTTGGCTGGAATGTGATTGCGACCATGATTTGTGTCGAAAAAGCAGCAGCATTAGAAAAAGTACCCTCCATTTCGTGTTTTGAACTCGATGTTACCTCTACCGATAGCATTGAAAAATGTAAGGAAGCCATTCTACAAAAATATACCACCATTGATGTGGTGATTAACAATGCGGGAATAGGGTATCGGAGTTTTGTAGAATTATCAGAAGACAGTAAAATCGATGCCATTGTAGATGTAAATTATTTGGGCGTTGTTAAGGTTTGTCGCTCTTTTATTCCTGCTTTTAGAAAACAAAATCAGGGTTTGTTTATTAATATTACCTCGATTGCTGGTTTGGTAAATCTTCCTCTGGGAAGTTTTTATCATTCAACAAAGCACGCTGTCGAAAGCTTTTCTGAATGTATGGCCTATGAGGTGAAAGATTTCAATATTGGTGTTGCAACAGTTCAATTCGGAAATACACCATCAAATTTTCAAAAAAATGTATCAAAATGCCCAGAATCAAGTATTCCGTCCTATGATTGCTTGATGCAAAAAATCAATAGTTTATTAGAAAAAAAGACGAAGAAAAACAAAGATTTGAAAGCAGATATTGTAGAGAAAATTTTTGAAATAGCAAATCATCCTCCTCGCAATTTTAAAAGATATACAATAGGTTTTGATGCCAATTTTTTAAATATTCTTAGAAAACGTTTGGGGTATCAACTCTTTTCTCGAATCATCAGAAAGTCAGTTTTTTAA
- a CDS encoding Cof-type HAD-IIB family hydrolase has protein sequence MTNKNTIKVIVTDLDGTLLNTDHQISDYSKTVFKALNDEGYLIIVATGRHHLDAKILVDQLGFPVYLVTSNGARIHSPKNELLYAIDIKSEVIKSVFDIGIPDEFTVVLYKEKVWQTNKHNEKLLKFQPDMKYKPELVDFDKLSDLSTIKLFFTHEKHSKLVALRDRIVAKHEGILSHAFSLPHCLEFMDISVDKSVAIANILEIENFTYEQTIAFGDGYNDEGMLKAAAKGLLMGNAPESLKSKLSQLEVILDNGQNGVAHFLMNTVLNPSRTESN, from the coding sequence ATGACCAATAAAAATACGATTAAAGTGATAGTGACCGATTTGGACGGAACCTTATTAAATACGGATCATCAAATATCAGACTATTCTAAAACTGTTTTCAAAGCCTTGAATGACGAGGGTTATTTAATAATTGTTGCTACGGGTAGACACCATCTAGATGCTAAAATATTAGTAGATCAATTGGGTTTTCCTGTTTATTTGGTTACTTCAAACGGGGCTAGAATTCATTCGCCAAAAAATGAATTATTATATGCCATTGATATCAAGAGTGAGGTTATAAAATCTGTTTTTGATATCGGAATTCCAGATGAATTCACGGTTGTTTTGTATAAAGAAAAAGTTTGGCAGACAAACAAACACAACGAAAAACTGTTGAAATTTCAGCCTGACATGAAATACAAACCCGAGCTGGTTGATTTTGATAAACTATCAGATTTGAGTACAATCAAACTATTTTTCACCCATGAAAAGCATTCGAAATTAGTAGCACTTAGAGATCGTATAGTTGCTAAACACGAGGGGATTTTGTCCCATGCCTTTAGTTTGCCGCATTGTCTTGAATTCATGGATATCTCTGTTGATAAAAGTGTGGCAATCGCCAATATTTTGGAAATCGAGAATTTTACATACGAGCAAACTATAGCATTTGGTGATGGATATAATGATGAAGGGATGCTCAAAGCAGCAGCCAAAGGATTATTGATGGGCAATGCGCCTGAAAGTCTAAAGAGTAAATTATCACAATTAGAAGTTATTTTGGATAATGGACAAAATGGAGTAGCGCACTTTTTAATGAATACTGTTTTGAATCCATCAAGAACGGAGTCTAATTAA
- a CDS encoding phosphoribosylaminoimidazolesuccinocarboxamide synthase, with protein MSNTITTTNFNFPNQKSVYRGKVREVYNINDDLLVMVATDRLSAFDVVLPKGIPYKGQILNQIATKFMELTADIVPNWLIATPDPSVAVGHLCEPFKVEMVIRGYLSGHASREYAEGKRSICGVAMPEGLKENDKFPEPIITPTTKADNGEHDADISREAILANGIVTEEDYVVLEKYTRALFQRGTEIAASKGLILVDTKYEFGKTKGGVIVLIDEIHTPDSSRYFYAEGYQERQNSGEEQKQLSKEFVRRWLIENGFQGKEGQQIPEMTEEYIATVSERYIELYENIIGEKFVKADISNINERIEKNVVAYLAN; from the coding sequence ATGAGCAATACAATAACTACAACCAATTTTAATTTTCCGAATCAAAAATCTGTTTATAGAGGTAAGGTTAGAGAAGTTTACAATATCAACGATGACCTTTTGGTAATGGTTGCTACAGATAGACTTTCAGCTTTTGATGTGGTTTTGCCAAAAGGTATTCCGTACAAAGGTCAGATTTTAAATCAAATCGCTACCAAATTCATGGAGTTGACTGCAGACATTGTACCAAATTGGTTGATTGCTACACCAGATCCTAGTGTTGCCGTTGGACATTTGTGTGAACCTTTTAAAGTTGAAATGGTGATTCGTGGCTACTTATCTGGTCATGCATCTCGCGAGTATGCTGAAGGAAAAAGAAGTATTTGTGGTGTTGCTATGCCCGAAGGATTGAAAGAAAATGATAAATTTCCGGAACCTATAATTACACCTACTACCAAGGCGGATAATGGAGAACACGATGCAGATATTTCGAGAGAAGCAATCTTGGCAAACGGAATCGTTACAGAAGAAGATTATGTAGTGTTAGAAAAATACACACGTGCATTGTTCCAAAGAGGTACTGAGATCGCTGCAAGCAAAGGTTTGATTTTAGTAGACACTAAATATGAATTTGGAAAGACAAAAGGGGGTGTCATCGTTTTAATTGATGAAATTCATACTCCTGATTCTTCTCGTTATTTTTATGCTGAAGGATATCAAGAAAGACAAAATAGTGGAGAAGAACAAAAACAATTATCTAAAGAATTTGTGCGACGTTGGTTGATTGAAAATGGTTTTCAAGGTAAAGAAGGACAACAAATTCCAGAAATGACCGAGGAATATATTGCAACAGTTTCTGAGAGATATATCGAATTATACGAAAATATCATTGGTGAAAAATTTGTAAAAGCAGACATATCAAACATTAATGAACGAATAGAAAAAAATGTGGTTGCTTATTTAGCAAACTAA
- a CDS encoding DUF2238 domain-containing protein, with amino-acid sequence MKTIYLMITVFFVFLLWSISNPKEGFTCFLEIIPAIIGALVLALTFKKFRFTNFTYFLILIHCIILFIGGHYTYAEVPFFDFIKETFHQSRNNYDKVGHFAQGLVPALITRELFIRKKVISNPSFFNFIIVSICLAISAAYEWIEWGVSLVTGEGGDAFLGTQGDIWDTQSDMLFATIGAISGLLLFSKIQNKQLNLLEAN; translated from the coding sequence ATGAAGACTATTTATCTAATGATTACCGTATTTTTTGTTTTCTTACTTTGGTCTATTAGTAACCCAAAAGAAGGTTTTACTTGTTTTCTCGAAATAATTCCTGCTATTATTGGTGCTCTAGTGTTGGCACTTACTTTCAAAAAATTTAGATTCACTAATTTCACTTACTTCCTGATCCTTATTCATTGTATCATCCTCTTTATTGGTGGTCATTATACTTATGCCGAAGTGCCCTTTTTTGATTTTATAAAAGAAACATTTCATCAAAGTCGAAATAATTATGATAAGGTTGGTCATTTTGCCCAAGGATTGGTACCTGCATTGATAACTCGCGAATTGTTTATTAGAAAAAAAGTCATTAGCAATCCTAGTTTTTTCAATTTTATAATTGTTTCCATTTGTCTGGCCATTAGCGCTGCGTATGAATGGATTGAATGGGGAGTGTCATTGGTCACTGGCGAAGGTGGAGATGCATTTTTGGGTACACAAGGAGATATTTGGGACACACAATCTGATATGCTTTTTGCTACTATTGGCGCAATTTCCGGCCTTTTATTATTTTCTAAAATTCAAAACAAACAGCTAAATCTACTTGAAGCAAATTAA